Below is a genomic region from Phoenix dactylifera cultivar Barhee BC4 unplaced genomic scaffold, palm_55x_up_171113_PBpolish2nd_filt_p 000228F, whole genome shotgun sequence.
GTATTGCTCTAATAAAAGAACCACTGAAGCCACAAGGAAACAAACCGGGGGAGGCAGATCAGGTCCACTTCTAAatctctttccctttttttctcttctctttgatgTTTCTAAAGTAATCAGAAAGACTGAAGACTTAGCTCCATCCTTTTATAATTGGAATTTCGATTATATTCTACAGGAGAGCTTGATTACATCCTTCCTTGCTGCGCTTCCTTCAGTTTTAGTTATACATGCAAATTTAAAACTCCAGCCCATATTCATTGCTTTATTTAGTTGCACATTTGAAATTTGAGTTTGTTCTGATATCTTTTGCATGCTATGATTATAGTGGACAACAAGGAAGGTTTTGACATGGGACAGAACAGGAAGGTTGACCCGAAATGTATAAATGCATCCAACCCTTATCATATCTGCGCTGATTACTGCTTCCAAAAAATGCATGAAAAGGAGCGGGCAAAGACAGGCAAGCCAGGTACGCTTCATTCTCAAAATGGTCTTCCTCCTTGCAATTTCTCGTTTAATTATTAAGTTTTTTATTCGGTATGATCTAATATTACTGTTGCTGCAGTTGTGGTTGGAGGACAAAAGAAAGATGGTTTGAACATGCTAGAGAGAAGGGATGTGCACCCCAAGTGTGTTAAAGCATCCAATCCCTACCACAAATGTGCTGAGTACTGCTTTCAAGGAATAAATGAAACAATGTAGCTAACCAAGGTACACAAATTTATTTGGTTTGCTTCCTTATATGTTGTTTCTGCATTTTAAACCTTTTCTGATTGTTTGaagccaaggtccgccgtaccggtactggtcgggcgtaccggtggccggccggaccggtacgtggtaccggtccggtccggtccgtaccggcccggtaccggtggtttcaaaaaccacagcgcgcggcgctgtggttctaaaaaaaaaaaaaaaaatcgtaccggtgcgaaccggccgcgttcgcaccggtacgaggcccgtaccggccggtacgggctccgaaccggccggtacgggcccgaaccggcggtacgcacccgtaccggccggttcggataaaaaaccgggaaataccggttttttatgcgtaccggccggttcggataaaaaaccgggaaataccggttttttatccgttccggtaccggtctaggtccggaccggtacgtaccggcccgtaccggccggtacgggccggtacggcattccatggtttgaagctttttcttcctccctcctttgATATATGTCCTTTTGTTTGgtatttatactctatcattatatttgatgagagaatattatataaatatgttGTTGCCCTCTGCCAAGCCATATAACTTTTAATTGGTAGCCTTTTCACACTATTATGGAATGTTCTACTAATAGAAATAACTCAGAGCACTGGCATTAAGTGCAGAAATTTTAGTTTCTTCCCGTTAACAAAAAAGTCCCAGATCTCCTCATAATTTAAGATAAACTTGAACATGAGAGAGACAGACCTTGACAATCAGGGCAGTAATATGCACATTAATACTATaacaattattttaaaataaaacccATTGTAGGAAAGTATCTTGAGATCTGTTGGATTGAGTCCTTTTGTACAATAGTTCTACTGATAGTATCTCACTGGAAACATTTGTTCTAAGAACTTCCCTGATCGGTTGAAAGATCACCAGTCTAGATTAAGTTGAGGGTCATTCTGAAAAACATTCATTGTGAAATGGGAATGGAATGGTGAAGATAAATTGTAGCATAAATTGACTGAACATACATGTGGATGTTTAAGGTCTTTTTTCCTTGGAGGTTTGTAGAAGTGGGGTAAAAGAACTAAGCATGTATTAAACCTTCTCAAATATTTTTGTATATAAACAATGacatttttaaaagtttctatCATATTCCATTGATATATACCAATGTTGGTTAGACATAATATTGCTTATGTTGTTATTTATTATTCCATAACTGGAAAGAGGTTATATTGAACATCAGAGAACCTCTTTGAGCGCAGTGTGTAGCAAACCACTATACATGTTCTCTCAAATTGGTCATGCACAGTCTGATGCCACTTTAAGTCATAAGGCAGCTTAAATAAGATCATTAACATCTGTTTCAATCCTCGATCTGATTAGTGATTGTTTTATGCAAGGGAATCAGCGCCAATATAACCTCCCAACGTGTAGTGTTGGGCTATAGTCACATTCTTACACTCGTCTTTTTATCATATGCAATATATAAAGCAGGAATTGCCAAACATATTTGGCCAGCTGGTTCTCAAGCACCGAAGGCATGAATAAAATTTATTCTTCTGATTATGAACACAATGATGATTAGGATAGAGCATAAGTTGTGCATGCTAATAAATTCTAACTTATGAAATCAAACATCAACCTTTTGTGTTTCTCACAAGTATCATTTAGTTAGATATAGCCCCAAATTTCAAATAAATGTAAACATGTTACAGTGAACATGGAAACTCACGAAATATTTTACTACTTTTTCAAAAGAACTGCAgttaaaattttggcatgagcTCTAAGAGTGAGTATATGATGTCTTTAATCAACTTTATGTATCAGGTATTGGCCATATACAAGTTATTCCGTATAATTTGCTTTGTTTTCAAAATACACTTCAGGTGTAATACATTAGTGaattattaaatataaaaaccAACCATCTTCTGGTTTGCAGGAGTGTATGATTCAAGTATCAAGTCATAGCTATCCACTCAATGTAATATTTAATCAAAGACAGTATGAACTTGAGTGACTGTATCTGGCATATGTTATTCTCCACGGTGTTGGGCTTTATCTCTACAAATGCTTGTAGTTCCATGTGACTTTCTGTGCGAGTTCTATGCTGTGAGCAATATCAACTAACAAACCCTTTAACATGTGAACCACAAAGTTGCTTAGAAAAAATTAATACATTCATATGCTATAGTAATTTACATGTGGTCTGTTATTCATCACAGAATTTTTTCTTGTATATCTAAACTGTTGCATTTTTGGGTTTTATCTACATATGATTGACAGATTTCCCCATTTTCATTCCCAGATTTTGGGCCAAAGTTGCTCCAAATCAGGCTTCCAGAATTACATCAGGGTTTGCATTTATTAGCACTGGATCTCCTTTTCTATCCATCACCTAAATTTGTAATTGACAATGTATTGACACTGGTGTTCTTGAAGCGTGAAATCTTCAACTAATATATACTATCATAACATTTAAGGATTGTGAAGttaatatataatttgaaatgtAGAAGATCTAGTACTGTTCTTGGAATTCATAGGCCGCATTCAATCCTTGTGACCGCTAACAGATAGATATCCACATTTTTATTAACAGATTTCTTTGATTTCAATTCTTATTCGTGCCATATGCTTATTTTTTTGGGTATTCAACCTACTTGCTGGTGCAATTTATAATCACTCTatgttttgaaatttaaatctagGGAGAATCTAGCTTTACCCCTTAGGCTCCTTGGCCTCCTGGCTAGGGAAccaccccccttctccccctgcATTTCGGCCAccacctcttctcctcctccctctccctctccttccatcTCTTTCTGGCCCATAGGCCTTgaattccttctctctctctctctctctctctctctctctctctctctcttctctctgttTTGAtccccaatcctcttcttccctctcgtgGGCTTCTGCAATTCCGCTCTCTAAGTCTTGGCCCCCTCGCCCTCTCTTTCTCTATGGTCCCCccatcctccctccctccctgccTCTCCATCTGGTTCCTTAAGGGCTCAGTCCCTTTCACTTTTGtgcttccctccctccctcccttcttcccccccttctctctctctctcttttctctctctctctctctcctctctcttttctttccttttccattCACCTTTGtgttttctctccttttttcctCCATGTATGGTGAGAACCCATATCTCCCCCTCTCAGCCGCCTGTTTTTAGCTACGTGAGAGATTTTGATTTGTTGCCTCCCTCATGGCTATAAGGTCCATGATGTAGCAATATCTCTATCATTGGTGTTTGGTTACTCATGGGTGATGGGTTTGTGATGGCAAAGGTAACCTCCGTCCATGGTAttattgttgcccaagatgacaaccaagagggggggtgaattgggtttctaAAATtgtgtttcttatttttttactttaaatgaatgtagcggaatgataagatgttacttaCTTAAAACTCTAGGTAATTATAAGTAATGACAGTGGACAAACTTAAGCTTAGAGCCAATTATTATATGGGCTTTAGTGACGCAATTGGATCctaattaacttatagttgtatgatcaatttaatctatgtgaattgtaagaatagagtgaaagctaagcaagttctaaacaatctcttataatcaattaggaaataaagctagagatattacacagtcaagtatgtatgtaaggcatgaaacgcAAGAAATAagggcatcacaaacacaaagatatatagtggttcggtgcaccccagcacctacatccactccccaagacctattggaaatttcactataatctctcagattacagttggttgttttacaagctcacaacccaacttgttgttttgcgagatcacaacgaactcggtcgtttcacaggctcaccgactagaatccAACGATTATTTTCACGGgcctcacaatccaacccagttggtttttccccaaggctcaccaaccacaccttacaacgattgttttccgggttcatcaatcaacccagttggttttgccaaaggctcaccaaccacaaccttacaatgttggtttttccctttggctcaccaacaaaccttaaccccttgattcaatcccttgattgaatcaagttacaagatattagaacaagggtttaaatcaaatacaagcttctcacataagcaaatatagcaaatataaataaataaagtacagagaagaagccctcaaacaaatttgtagatggaggaactcggctttgaggatgatagtgttattttgatgataacaagcaattatctagagtatgctataagttaagttgatacttcatttataagttcattactctcaatatatttggttaattgaaaatagatacatgaccttgttcatttgaatgaatctaaccttgagagtgcagcaaagtgtggattgagtcgacccaaaggttgattgggtcgaccccggcacatcaagaaatcatttggcacactcctgcaaaaatggcacaaatgaacagtgagttgggtcgacccggtaagcatgagtcgacccaaccttgaagaacctcaaaacacaactgaagaatgctctctggattactaggacccaaacagtggttgagtcgacccaagcttgagtcgacccaaacctgagagggtcgacccaaaggcaagacagaaagacagacagaaaatggttctctggaattactgagagggtcgacccaagaagaagttgagtcgacccaagtggactttgagtcgacccaaagaatgttgggtcgacccatgggaaagaaggctgaaattgaagtttctgtggtttctgagagggtcgaccaggaatgtttgagtccccaaggcaaagttggtcgacccaaggacagttgagccgacccaaacacgggctgaacagtaacggctagttctgcaattgtacttttgtccttcccaaggtgagtaacggctatttttcaaatctaaccattgggacttgtcctaagGTGGGGCTATTtaagggcactattcatcagagagaacaacttttgagtggaatatcaaagagtacccaagaatacaaaagtgcctaatcttctatcaagagcttcattcaagaatcaaagaaagggattgagcagattcaagaggcatcaagagctccatcccccttaaagagtgaagcatccttgacaaagaaagatcaaagcgacttcaaagcgtaAAAtatttctaactcttccttgtagcttatattgttcatatgctcatttaggagtttgaatctttccttttgttattaaacactttgtaaaggttcgttggtgagcccgcaaaaccaacaaaggtttttggtgaacccggaaaaccaaagtgtataggttcgttggtgagcccgtaaaaccaacaaaggtttttggtgaacccggaaaaccaaagtgtataggttcgttggtgagcccgtaaaaccaacaaaggtttttggattgtgagcccggaaaacaatccaactgtaatccgcgagattatagtgaattcccaagggacgcttgggagtggacgtaggtgctaaggagagcaccgaaccactatatattgttgtgtttgtgttgtgcttgtgttttcatttactcttgcatcatcttctactcttgcgttagtttaactcactcaaatggttaagaaagcatccaccgcacttaattaagaaaacgtttaaagcaccaaaatttagaagaaaccaattcacccccctcttggcttgtcaccttcggcaacaagtggtattagagctaggtgctctaatagtgctcattgatctaacaatcaagagttaaagatcatgacaacccaagtgggatgtgcaatgagtgaggggcaatccacaaatagaccacctctatttaatggcacaaactacacatattggaaagctagaatgaggatattattcaagcttcggactatgaactgtggcaaatcatcactagaggacctcacacacccacacttaacatagatggcactatcatacccaaaccagaaatggattggaatgaaagtgatagaagattagcacagttaaatgcaaaagctgtaaatacactttgctgctctttagatgtaaatgaatttaatagaatatccacttgcaccaccgccaaagaaatttgggataggcttgaggtcacacatgaagggaccaatcaagttaaggagtccaagataaacatattagtacacaagtatgaactgtttaaaatggaatctactgagtccataactgatatgttactcgttttactgatattataaatgggcttaaaagtttaggaaagtcttattctaactctgatttggtgcgtaaaattctcaggtctaccaaggaattgggaggccaaggtaaccgctattcaagaggcaaaggacctcaaacacttgctgcagttagaggagctcctaggatctctcatgacccatgagttgacaatgaggcaaaattcagaagatgaggtcaagagaagaaaaacccattgccctaaagactaccacccctagacaacaaactgaatcggaagattcagatgatgatgaagatattgatgaagaagggatggcagtgcttgggagaaaattcagaagattcatgagaggtaagaataagttccataaaaaagaaaccctttcttaaaggtaactcaagcaaagaaaaggttaaggataaggaaaaagaaaaggagactccctttgctatgagtgtaacaaacccggcattataagatagattgtccagatttgaagtggatggcaagaaagttgaaaaagaagaattttatggccgattggagtgaaagtgaggaatcaagttcggaggacgaagatcatcaagacacggcccaaatatgtcatatggccaatgacgatgaggtagattctgaacttgactgtgattttactgttgatgaattgcatgatgcattcttagaactcatggaagaacataagaaagtaattaataaaataaagctctaaaaagaaagaaaatcaatctctcattaaagataagataaaactgtctcataactatgaaacattaagtaggaacttgaaaatgaaaccaaaaatctaattgctgaaaatgtcaaagctaaaagaagatgctgaaaaatataaatctttggtagatagatttactcttagttctacaaattaaacttgattcttgatagccaaaagctgtatatgataaggccgtttagggtatagaacaaataggaaacaaaaactcttaaagaatatttttgtaaaagctaaagagaaaatattacttgttattgttgtaatatagataggacatagagcatgtgaatgtaattttagaaagtctagtcaaacAGATCAAGTAAATAACAAAGagataaaattcaagaaagtttggttccaaaaggaacatggagtactaaccctaaaggacccaacttagcttgggtacctaaagttctttcttgatcttgattgcaggtgtttGCAcgtgataaaatggaaaaaacgatggtatctaattagtggctgttcaagacacatgaccggtgacgaagatcaatttgtcacttgGAAccagaaaggtggagtagtgacctatggagacaatggtaaagggtatatcattgaaagggtaaaattttcattgctccatctatttttatagaaaatgttattAGTTAAGGtcttgaaacataaccttcttagcataagtcaattttgtgataaaggatttaaagttacatttgaagcatctgtatgcataatcacaaatcctaaagataatagcattgtacttgtaggacaaaggcaaagaaatatttacttagtagatcttcatgagttaggcaagaaaaatggtttatgcttaattactaatgaagaaaagaaaattgaaactagttggctttggcatcgaagattaggacatgctagtatggaattaatatcaaaactagttaagaaggaattaataaaggatgtgccaaaatttttgaaaaggacaaaatatgtggaccatgttcattgggaaaacaaactaagtcatctttcaaatcgaaaaacgtagtatcaacaactagaccatttgaactcatacacatggatttatttggacctactagaactacaagtctaggaggaaagaaatatggactagttattgttgatgatttttcaaggtatacatgggtttcatttttggcacataagaatgaagcattttcagaatttttgaaactatataataaaatcataaatgaaaagaaactcaccttagtagccattcgaagtgatcatggtactgaatttgaaaatcaacacttcgaggaattttgcactaaaaatggaatatcacatcaattttcagcacctagaacgcctcaacaaaatggggttgttgaaaaaaataggacattggcagaaatggcacgcacaatgttgtgcgagtcaaatcttccaaagtacttttgggctgaagctataaacacctcttgccatattctaaatcgagttttaatacgacctataactaagaaaactccttatgaactttggaagaataagaaaccaactgcaaaatattttaaagtgtttggatgtagatgttttatcttaaataatggcaaggaggacttaagtaaatttgat
It encodes:
- the LOC103720282 gene encoding uncharacterized protein LOC103720282; this encodes MATREEERVHPDCVNSSNPYHQCTEICFKKIGDAKDPNKRRDRSVQNGERRKDQEQGIMASGVRGNVDPLCVNASNPYHICAEYCSNKRTTEATRKQTGGGRSVDNKEGFDMGQNRKVDPKCINASNPYHICADYCFQKMHEKERAKTGKPVVVGGQKKDGLNMLERRDVHPKCVKASNPYHKCAEYCFQGINETM